CGAGCAGGGGATAATCGGGATGATCCGGCGCGCGCCGCTTGGCGTGGTGCTGTGCGCCGGGCCTTTCAATTATCCGCTCAACGAGACGTTCACGACGCTGATTCCGGCGCTGATAATGGGCAACACCGCCGTGATGAAGCCGCCGCGGTACGGCGTGCTTTTGTTCGGCGCGCTGCTTGAAGCGTTCCGCGACTCCTTCCCGCCGGGCATAGTCAATGTCGTGTACGGCCGCGGGCGGGAGATACTTTCGCCGATGATGGCGACGGGGAAGGTGAGCGTCCTCGCGTTCATCGGGACGAGCCGCGCGGCGAACGCGATCCAGAAATCGCATCCGAAGCCGAATCGGCTGCGGTGCATACTCGGCCTCGACGCGAAAAACCCGGCGATTGTCCTTCCGGATGCGGATTTGGATCTGGCGGTCAGCGAATGCGTGCTCGGCGCGCTGTCCTTCAACGGCCAGCGCTGCACCGCGATAAAGATGATTTACGCGCACAAAAGCATCGCGGACGCGTTCGTCGCGAAACTTTGCGATGCGGTAAACGCGCTCAAGCCGGGGATGCCATGGGATGAGGGAGCGCGGATTACCCCGCTGCCGGAGCCGGGCAAGCCGGAATACCTGGCGGAGCTTGTCGAGGATGCGAAGGCGGGCGGCGCGGCGGTTGCGAACGCGGGCGGCGGAAAAATCGAGCGGACGTTCTTTTCGCCGGCGGTTCTGTATCCGGTCACGGCGACGATGCGCGTGGCGCGAGAAGAGCAGTTCGGGCCGGTCGTTCCGGTCGCGGCGTTCGACGACGTCGAGGAGCCGATCCGGTACGTCGAGGAGAGCGACTACGGCCAGCAGGTGAGCCTGTTCGGAAGCGACGGCGGGCGGATCGCGGAGCTAGCGGACCACCTAGTCAACCAGGTGTGCCGGGTGAACATCAACAGCCAGTGCCAGCGCGGGCCGGATACGTTCCCGTTCACCGGGCGCAAGGACTCTGCGGAGGGGACGCTGTCGGTGAGCGACGCGCTGCGGGCGTTCTCGATCCGCACGCTGGTCGCCGCGAAGGCGACCGAGGCGAACAAGGCGATGCTGACGGACATCACGCGGAACAGGAAGTCGAGCTTTTTGAGTACGGATTTTATTTTGTAGTTTCCGGCTGAATTGAAGGAGTCAGCTGCGGAATCAACCCCTCAAGCATCCTCCCCTGCCTTTCCGCCTCGCCGTCCTCGGCCTCGCAGTTGATGTACCGCACGGGCGAGGAGCGGAAGTAGTCCGACAGCGAGCCGTCGTCCGGGCTTGCACCGTTGTTCTGGAGGACGCAGCTCATCTGGAGCGCCGTTATCGCGTCGTAGTCCGCCCGCTGCGTGACGATGAAAAAGTCGTCGGTGTCGGTGTCCATCGCAACGTATACGGCGCTGGCGCTGTCCGGCTCGTCCAGGTAGGAATCCACGCTCCAGCCGCCGTCGCTGTCGTTGTGGAGCGCCACGACGATTTCGAAGCCTTCGAGCGACGCCAGCACAAGGTCGGCGAAGCGTTGCATCTCGGCAAGCGCGGCGGAATCGGTGACGCCGGGCGCAGCGCTGTCGATTTGCTGTTCGGTAACGGATGGAAGGACGTCGTCGGGATCTTCGATCGAGGATTGGCGCGAGCCGGATTGGGCGCGGCCCGCGCCGGTTGCCGCGGCATCGGCATTCGTCCGCCCGCCGCCAATCTCCCGGTTAAGCGGAATCATCCGCATGGAGGCGGCGCGGCCTGCGGGAGTGTAAATCCGGTTCGCGTCGACGACGTACATCGCGCCGCGGAAGGCGAATTGAATGCGCCGGCCGCCGCCGTAGTGGAGCGCGACGACGCGCCCGCCGTGCTTTTCCGCGAGCGCGCGCCCCGCCGCGAGCGCGGCGGTCTCGTCCTCGTGCACGTTGATGAACGCGACATGCGCAAGCGGCCCCGGATAGTCGCGGTATTCGAGCGACAGCACCGACATGTCGCCTATTTGGACGGAGATGGTCTTGCCTTCAAAGGATTGTTCGAACGAAGGCGCGGAAGAAAACGCGGAGGAAATCCTGATGGCAAGCAATAAGGCCGCGATAATGATGGCCGCGATTGAAACAGGTTCAAAACGTGTATTGCGTTCAGACATAAATCCGTACGGGCGGGGTTTACCCACGCCCACCTTAATGATCTAACCTTTCCAATCCAGAATGCCGCACCAAGGCCACTCCTGCGGCTTTGAAACAAGCTCCCTACGAACCGGATTATCCAGGATATACCGCCCTGTTTCTTTCATCTCCATTTCATTCCGAATCATTCTGTCATGGAAACTTCTATTCCATACGTTTCGCAGGCCCAGTTTCCCTAAGCCTGCCGAAGCTCTTCCTTTGATCAATCTGATTAAGTCGCAAGGCGAAACATGCTTTGGCAGCAGGACCAACAGATGGAAGTGGTCCGGCAACACAGCATAACAATAAACCCATCCCGGCTTCCCGTTTGATACATATCTGATTTCATCGGCAACGATGTCCCGTGCGGAAGGAGTATCAAGGTAAGGCTGCATATCCCGGCAGCATGCGGTCAGGAAAAACAATCCGCCGGAATCGTAAGGAATCGGCAGAGTACGAGGTGTCTTGCGAGTCGACACACGAACAGAATACAAAAAATCTGGGCGGGGGTAAACCCCGCCCGTACGTTTATGTTTACGTCCCCAGCTCGTAGCTTGCAAGGTATTGCTTCTGCTCGTCGGTCAGCGCGTCTATCTTGATCCTCATCGCGGCAAGCTTGAGCTTCGCCACTTGCTCGTCGATCGCCTGCGGCACGGGGATGACGCGCGGCGCGCCCGCGCCCTGCCCTTTCGACAGCTTTCCCTTTGCGATGTACTCGATGCAGAGCGCCTGGTTGGCGAAGCTCATGTCCATTACGCTCGGCGGATGGCCTTCCGCCGCGGAGAGGTTGACCAGGCGGCCCTCCGCAAGGACGATTATCCGCCTGCCGTTTTTGAGCGTGTATTCGTCGCAGTTCGGGCGAAGCGTCGCCTTCTTCACGGCGAGTTGCTGCAGAGCTTTCAAGTTGATTTCCACGTCGAAGTGGCCGCTGTTCGCGACGACCGCGTTGTCCTTCATCTTAAGAAAGTGCCGGCGGTCTATTACGTTTATGTCGCCGGTCAGCGTGACGAACAGGTCGCCAAGCGGCGCGGCCTGCGCCATCGGCATTACCGCGTATCCGTCCATATGTGCTTCGAGAGCCTTCGTCGGATCCACCTCGGTGACGATCACATGCGCGCCGTGGCCGCGCGCGCGCATCGCGAATCCGCGCCCGCACCAGCCGTAGCCGGCGACGACGACGGTGCGGCCCGCGGCAAGCAGGTTCGTCGCCCGCAGGAT
This is a stretch of genomic DNA from bacterium. It encodes these proteins:
- a CDS encoding NADP-dependent glyceraldehyde-3-phosphate dehydrogenase — protein: AYGNGRGAWPTMPVADRIAHVADFAARMAQKRDEVVRLLMWEIGKTLADSEKEFDRTLDYIRDTIDALKEVDRAGSRFAIEQGIIGMIRRAPLGVVLCAGPFNYPLNETFTTLIPALIMGNTAVMKPPRYGVLLFGALLEAFRDSFPPGIVNVVYGRGREILSPMMATGKVSVLAFIGTSRAANAIQKSHPKPNRLRCILGLDAKNPAIVLPDADLDLAVSECVLGALSFNGQRCTAIKMIYAHKSIADAFVAKLCDAVNALKPGMPWDEGARITPLPEPGKPEYLAELVEDAKAGGAAVANAGGGKIERTFFSPAVLYPVTATMRVAREEQFGPVVPVAAFDDVEEPIRYVEESDYGQQVSLFGSDGGRIAELADHLVNQVCRVNINSQCQRGPDTFPFTGRKDSAEGTLSVSDALRAFSIRTLVAAKATEANKAMLTDITRNRKSSFLSTDFIL
- a CDS encoding transposase: MFFLTACCRDMQPYLDTPSARDIVADEIRYVSNGKPGWVYCYAVLPDHFHLLVLLPKHVSPCDLIRLIKGRASAGLGKLGLRNVWNRSFHDRMIRNEMEMKETGRYILDNPVRRELVSKPQEWPWCGILDWKG
- a CDS encoding adenosylhomocysteinase, which produces MVKAGRDIRASKLAAEGGRRVDWAARDMPVLASIRKRFARSKPLAGQRIAACLHVTTETANLALALAAGGARVRLCASNPLSTQDEVAAWLSAQKGIEVYAIRGEDRKTYYDHLRAALEFAPTITMDDGADLVTLLHKEYRELIPGIIGGTEETTTGVIRLRALADAGKLGYPIIAVNDALTKHMFDNRYGTGQSTLDGILRATNLLAAGRTVVVAGYGWCGRGFAMRARGHGAHVIVTEVDPTKALEAHMDGYAVMPMAQAAPLGDLFVTLTGDINVIDRRHFLKMKDNAVVANSGHFDVEINLKALQQLAVKKATLRPNCDEYTLKNGRRIIVLAEGRLVNLSAAEGHPPSVMDMSFANQALCIEYIAKGKLSKGQGAGAPRVIPVPQAIDEQVAKLKLAAMRIKIDALTDEQKQYLASYELGT